One window of Paenibacillus sp. FSL K6-3182 genomic DNA carries:
- a CDS encoding glycosyltransferase family 4 protein has translation MRILIACSWSLPHAGGVNTYVNQLSKGLQLAGHHVDIFSPTPDGQGFHVPGKSLFIDKSKLTSLIADQTSLYMNHYLPGTDPWITSTEIERYCIEAAALYFDLSDYDIIHAQDIVSAHALSRVKSPKTPLVTTIHGCLTKEWLVKLKELGLLEQDTNTPLWHYSAIRENLGATVSDVTISPSQWLKDVLVNEFSVPEHSITVSHYGFDIDEFLQNMNRESNVTRPAEKKVFMCPARFDVVKGQIHLIYALAKLKEERTDWICWFVGDGFLREEITQTANNLGLTDHVIFMGNREDVPELLRQADFVVLPSMQDNQPFAIIEAQIAGKPVISSDAGGIPEMVTHSSTGLVFHAGDRDQLFHCLRSALDEDDSTSLIELANHAKRWGEEHWSLHAMTERVIDLYNLAKSKHPEIDNEISLQPIQPTQIIQPIQPIQPVQRKKKKGRSKWRILRRRRYLIALKIRKRKNRKRRLAKRR, from the coding sequence ATGCGAATACTAATCGCCTGCAGCTGGTCTCTACCTCATGCAGGTGGCGTAAATACGTATGTCAATCAGTTGTCAAAAGGATTACAGCTCGCAGGGCATCATGTAGATATATTCTCCCCGACGCCGGATGGACAGGGATTCCATGTCCCAGGAAAAAGCTTATTCATTGATAAAAGCAAACTAACATCTCTTATTGCCGATCAGACTAGTCTCTATATGAATCACTATTTGCCCGGAACTGATCCATGGATAACTAGCACCGAAATTGAGCGGTATTGTATTGAAGCAGCTGCCTTGTACTTCGACTTATCCGATTATGACATTATCCATGCACAGGACATTGTTAGCGCACATGCGTTGTCACGTGTTAAATCTCCTAAAACTCCTTTAGTAACGACAATTCATGGCTGTCTCACCAAAGAGTGGCTTGTTAAGTTGAAAGAATTGGGGTTACTGGAACAAGACACAAATACCCCGCTTTGGCACTATTCGGCCATACGTGAAAATTTGGGTGCAACCGTCAGTGATGTAACAATCTCGCCCTCGCAGTGGTTAAAAGATGTTTTAGTAAATGAATTTTCTGTTCCAGAACATAGTATTACAGTCAGCCATTATGGTTTTGACATTGACGAGTTTCTTCAAAACATGAATCGAGAATCAAATGTTACAAGACCTGCTGAGAAGAAAGTATTTATGTGCCCTGCACGCTTTGATGTTGTAAAAGGTCAAATTCATCTCATCTATGCACTAGCCAAACTAAAAGAAGAACGTACGGATTGGATTTGTTGGTTCGTAGGAGATGGTTTTCTTCGTGAAGAAATAACGCAAACTGCCAATAATCTCGGTCTTACTGATCACGTTATCTTTATGGGAAACCGCGAGGATGTTCCTGAATTGCTTCGACAAGCTGATTTTGTCGTCCTGCCCAGCATGCAGGATAACCAGCCATTTGCCATTATCGAAGCACAAATTGCAGGCAAGCCAGTCATCTCTTCAGACGCTGGTGGTATTCCAGAAATGGTAACCCACTCATCGACTGGACTTGTATTTCATGCTGGAGATAGAGATCAGCTGTTTCATTGCTTAAGATCAGCCTTAGATGAAGATGATTCAACATCACTGATTGAGCTGGCAAATCATGCAAAGAGATGGGGAGAGGAACATTGGTCATTGCATGCGATGACTGAACGTGTCATCGATTTGTATAATCTCGCGAAAAGCAAGCATCCAGAAATCGATAACGAAATTAGTTTGCAACCTATACAACCTACACAAATTATACAACCTATACAACCTATACAACCTGTTCAACGGAAGAAAAAGAAAGGAAGAAGTAAATGGCGCATCTTACGAAGAAGAAGATATCTAATCGCATTAAAAATAAGAAAACGAAAAAACAGAAAAAGAAGACTCGCAAAAAGAAGATAA
- a CDS encoding CatA-like O-acetyltransferase, with product MQQKVVSSCGYLYSRYLDDIKKYGNVKQFAAKTNNPPGTFPISSIPWVSFTGFNLNIYNEGTYLLPIFTMGKYFQHDEKILLPLSGQFHHAVCDGYHAGVLYNELHGYQTTRVK from the coding sequence ATTCAGCAAAAGGTGGTGTCATCCTGTGGCTATCTCTACAGTCGTTATCTTGATGACATAAAAAAGTACGGAAATGTTAAACAATTTGCCGCTAAAACAAACAACCCACCGGGCACTTTCCCCATTTCCAGCATTCCTTGGGTTAGCTTCACTGGCTTTAACCTGAACATCTATAATGAGGGAACCTATTTATTACCCATCTTTACAATGGGGAAATATTTTCAGCATGACGAAAAAATACTGTTGCCATTATCAGGACAATTCCACCATGCCGTTTGCGACGGTTACCATGCCGGGGTGCTGTATAATGAGCTGCATGGTTACCAAACTACACGGGTTAAATAG
- a CDS encoding glycoside hydrolase family 3 C-terminal domain-containing protein, with the protein MSTRKDLQHYPYMNASLPIEERVADLISRMSLEEKVRQLDIYSGNEISDSVEGLNADLLNYEKMEKVSAGIGIGCIQNRNSKAETANKIQEYIIQNSRWGIPVLFSEEGLHGFGWKGCTVLPQQVALASTFEPELGYKQARVIASEARSFGIHEVWAPVLDLAREIRWGRVEEGYGEDPYLGSMFAENMVRGLQTDDLTRPDAVVSEPKHFTGYGAPRGGHNCAPAMMGHHDNAFYCLPVFEAAFQAGAMNTMCSYNSIDGTPVASDHSLLTGVLRDKWGMKGFVRADMTAVSMLHTMHFVAENNREAIKMGLEAGVDMQLYDFPHDIYQDSIIDLVKSGEVDEKVVDTAAGRVLTVKFTVGIFENPYTDIELSSKVVHSEEHVQTALEVARKSICLLKNSKNTLPLKRDIGKIAVIGPSADIPRYGDYSSPVVPEHAVTLLKGIQNIVSEKTEVIYAKGCEILESDLMTIPGKWLKDNDGNDGLVGEYYNSLSFEGNPVCVRNDKQINFNWIYTKPADGVNADNFTVRWTGKIKPCDTVDGYIGLSSMDSMRLWIDGTLLVDGWGDLDSNQMVAFKFVEGEEYDVKVEYLNDSRGVRVILGYSLGNDYMDAAVKAAQEADVVIVAVGDNDQTSGENLDRADLNLPGRQLELVKRIYETGTPVVLVLQNGRPMSITWEAEHLHAIIEAWFVGEQGGNAIAEVIFGDVNPAGRIPMSFPRSVGQLPVYYNRTPFYGHKYVEMDWLPLYPFGFGLSYTTFAYSDLDISTREIAPDGTVDVSFNVTNTGNVAGEEVAQLYIRDEFSSTVRPVKELAGFKRIHLEIGETKRITLTLGYRQLRTLTRSHDWVVEPGKFEVMVGPNSGDVPLTGEFFVRK; encoded by the coding sequence ATGAGCACAAGAAAAGACTTACAACATTACCCTTATATGAATGCAAGCTTGCCTATTGAAGAAAGAGTTGCTGACCTTATATCGAGAATGTCACTTGAAGAAAAGGTAAGACAGCTTGATATTTATTCTGGAAATGAAATTTCCGATTCAGTAGAAGGCTTAAATGCAGATTTGCTTAACTACGAAAAAATGGAAAAGGTATCTGCTGGAATTGGAATCGGATGCATCCAAAACCGAAATTCCAAAGCGGAGACTGCTAATAAAATTCAGGAGTATATCATCCAAAATTCAAGATGGGGGATTCCGGTACTCTTTAGTGAAGAGGGACTTCACGGTTTTGGGTGGAAAGGCTGTACAGTGCTCCCTCAGCAGGTCGCACTCGCATCAACATTTGAGCCAGAACTCGGATATAAACAAGCGAGAGTCATCGCTTCCGAAGCGCGCAGCTTTGGTATACATGAGGTTTGGGCACCTGTTCTCGATCTAGCTAGGGAAATCCGATGGGGACGAGTGGAAGAAGGATACGGAGAGGATCCTTATCTAGGGTCTATGTTCGCGGAGAACATGGTAAGAGGGCTTCAAACGGATGACCTTACAAGACCCGATGCCGTAGTGTCGGAACCCAAACACTTTACAGGATACGGTGCTCCTAGGGGAGGACACAATTGTGCTCCGGCCATGATGGGGCATCATGATAATGCATTTTACTGTCTGCCTGTATTTGAGGCTGCTTTTCAAGCGGGTGCAATGAACACAATGTGTTCCTATAACTCTATTGACGGCACTCCTGTAGCTAGCGACCATTCGCTGCTTACTGGTGTACTTCGCGATAAGTGGGGCATGAAGGGCTTCGTACGAGCGGATATGACGGCTGTCTCCATGCTGCATACCATGCACTTTGTTGCTGAAAACAATCGGGAAGCTATCAAAATGGGTCTTGAAGCCGGTGTTGACATGCAGCTTTACGACTTTCCGCATGATATATACCAGGACAGCATTATTGACCTTGTAAAATCAGGTGAGGTGGACGAGAAAGTAGTAGACACAGCTGCTGGACGTGTACTTACAGTTAAATTTACAGTTGGAATCTTTGAAAATCCATATACAGATATCGAACTTTCTTCGAAAGTTGTGCACAGTGAGGAGCACGTACAGACGGCTCTCGAAGTTGCAAGAAAGTCGATCTGCCTGTTGAAAAACAGCAAAAATACGCTTCCTCTCAAAAGAGACATTGGCAAGATTGCAGTGATTGGACCAAGCGCGGATATTCCCCGTTACGGAGATTACAGCAGCCCAGTTGTGCCTGAGCATGCGGTTACGCTTTTGAAAGGCATCCAAAACATCGTTTCGGAAAAGACCGAAGTTATCTACGCCAAGGGCTGCGAAATTCTGGAGTCCGACTTAATGACTATACCGGGCAAATGGCTCAAGGACAATGATGGCAACGACGGACTTGTAGGTGAGTACTACAATTCTCTTTCTTTTGAGGGAAATCCTGTTTGTGTGCGAAATGACAAACAGATAAACTTCAACTGGATTTACACAAAACCTGCTGACGGTGTAAACGCAGATAACTTCACCGTTCGTTGGACAGGCAAAATTAAACCGTGCGATACAGTGGATGGTTACATTGGACTCAGCAGCATGGACAGCATGCGTTTGTGGATCGACGGCACGCTGCTTGTTGACGGTTGGGGCGACCTTGACTCCAATCAGATGGTTGCGTTCAAATTTGTCGAAGGCGAAGAGTACGATGTTAAGGTTGAGTATCTCAATGATTCACGTGGGGTAAGGGTAATCCTCGGTTACAGCCTCGGCAACGATTATATGGACGCTGCGGTTAAAGCAGCACAAGAGGCGGATGTTGTTATTGTAGCGGTGGGTGACAACGATCAGACTAGTGGAGAGAACCTGGACAGAGCGGACCTTAATCTTCCGGGCAGACAACTTGAACTCGTCAAGAGAATTTATGAAACAGGAACGCCTGTTGTTCTTGTCCTCCAAAACGGACGTCCGATGTCGATCACATGGGAGGCAGAGCATCTGCACGCGATTATAGAGGCATGGTTTGTTGGCGAGCAGGGCGGAAATGCTATTGCAGAGGTTATTTTCGGAGATGTCAATCCTGCTGGTCGTATTCCGATGTCTTTCCCAAGATCGGTTGGTCAGCTACCTGTATACTATAACCGCACACCATTCTATGGACATAAATATGTTGAAATGGACTGGCTCCCACTGTACCCATTCGGGTTTGGTCTGAGTTACACAACATTTGCGTATTCGGATCTTGACATTTCAACAAGGGAAATTGCTCCGGATGGAACAGTAGATGTATCGTTTAACGTAACTAATACGGGAAATGTCGCAGGTGAGGAAGTTGCTCAGCTTTATATTAGGGATGAATTCAGCAGTACGGTCAGACCAGTCAAGGAGCTTGCAGGGTTTAAGCGAATTCATCTTGAAATAGGCGAAACAAAGCGCATCACGCTTACACTGGGATACAGACAACTCCGTACACTTACTAGAAGCCATGATTGGGTTGTGGAACCGGGTAAATTTGAGGTAATGGTCGGACCAAACTCGGGCGACGTTCCGCTAACAGGAGAGTTTTTCGTTCGGAAATAA
- a CDS encoding ABC transporter substrate-binding protein, whose product MKKLVFVLLTSVILLMACSSGGTKGSLTSSGDGGTSNPKEITVWAWDPAFNIAAMGVAKEAYSQVHSDVLINIVENAQADIVQKLNTVLNSGSTKGLPNIVLIEDYRAQSFLQAYPDSFYELTDAVKVENFADYKIDPTSVDGKQYGVPFDSGVTGMYVRTDYLEQAGYSLADMEEIDWKQYIEIGKAVKEKTGKSMLTLDPNDLGLIRMMMQSAGQWYTAEDGKTPFIADNAALKEAIELYKEMLDSGIVKVISDWSQFVGAFNHGEVASVPTGNWITPSIKAEASQSQKWAVAPLPKLAVAKGSVHASSLGGSSWYVMNVEGKEAAAEFLEKTFASDAELYQSLNTKIGVIGTLKAAASGEAYSAEDEYFQGQKIVSDFATWTAKIPTVNYGMNTYAIEDIIVVALQAYFGGKDVDTVLKDAQMQVGTQIR is encoded by the coding sequence TTGAAAAAATTAGTTTTCGTTCTGCTTACTAGCGTTATTCTCTTGATGGCATGTTCGTCTGGTGGAACGAAAGGCAGTCTAACAAGCTCGGGCGATGGAGGCACATCCAATCCGAAAGAGATTACTGTTTGGGCGTGGGACCCGGCGTTTAACATTGCCGCCATGGGTGTAGCAAAAGAAGCATATTCACAAGTTCATTCGGATGTCTTGATCAACATCGTGGAAAACGCGCAGGCTGATATCGTTCAAAAGCTGAACACCGTGTTGAATTCAGGTTCAACGAAAGGTTTACCTAACATCGTATTGATCGAGGATTATCGAGCACAGAGCTTTTTGCAAGCGTATCCGGATTCGTTTTATGAATTGACAGACGCTGTAAAAGTCGAAAATTTCGCTGATTATAAGATTGATCCGACCAGTGTTGATGGTAAGCAATACGGCGTACCGTTTGATTCAGGTGTCACCGGAATGTATGTACGGACAGATTATTTGGAGCAAGCGGGCTATAGCTTAGCTGACATGGAAGAAATCGACTGGAAGCAGTATATCGAGATCGGCAAAGCTGTAAAAGAGAAGACCGGCAAAAGTATGCTCACCCTTGACCCTAACGATCTTGGACTTATTCGCATGATGATGCAATCTGCTGGGCAATGGTATACGGCTGAGGATGGCAAGACTCCGTTCATTGCAGACAACGCCGCTTTAAAAGAGGCGATTGAATTGTATAAAGAAATGCTGGATTCCGGCATTGTGAAGGTGATATCGGATTGGAGCCAATTTGTTGGTGCATTCAATCATGGTGAAGTCGCCAGCGTACCTACCGGTAACTGGATTACTCCTTCAATTAAAGCAGAAGCTTCTCAGTCACAAAAATGGGCAGTAGCTCCGCTTCCTAAGCTTGCAGTAGCAAAAGGCTCCGTCCATGCATCAAGCCTTGGCGGCAGCTCTTGGTATGTAATGAATGTGGAGGGAAAAGAAGCTGCTGCCGAGTTTCTCGAAAAGACGTTTGCCTCCGATGCTGAACTCTATCAGTCTCTAAATACTAAGATTGGAGTCATCGGTACCCTGAAGGCTGCGGCAAGTGGAGAAGCTTACTCTGCGGAAGACGAATATTTTCAAGGCCAAAAAATCGTATCTGATTTTGCAACATGGACCGCTAAGATCCCCACCGTCAACTACGGCATGAACACTTACGCCATAGAGGATATTATTGTTGTTGCACTGCAAGCTTATTTTGGCGGGAAAGATGTGGATACTGTTCTGAAAGATGCGCAGATGCAAGTCGGTACTCAAATTCGCTAA
- a CDS encoding sensor histidine kinase: MIRKAALKLKKQGLFLKLFLVTLISIVTVSLITLAITISMSEKLFFQTFSITNSKLLNQMKTNLESYNYTVATGAAMIAQNASIRNYLSGEETDAVSLATETYHMTEGMKAIRSNFSAYDVGIMIIGVNGRSYSTDAYYWSTFAEEMKNHTVTKATNDQSAQILYQLYPAGDNKGIAKEQVLVASKALFDQQTSSFYGTLYVAIRDRNFRSFYANFTSEGNDVLLINKNGLIVSSNRSERIGLMDKPLYTEVAAQQLGEEDEGSAYVMGNERIVFSEYLPEFDFYLVNLIDKKAVTGQMVNAEAVTLTIMVIVAISLIIVFLITRKMTKSLRVLVKQMSHIPTSGFDNHIDIATSSYEVKELGNAFNYMLDALHDYVDRLLETQKQVRNAELAALQMQINPHFLYNTLASIKFLVLQGNKEKAAGTINALISLLQNTVSDVESTIPVCQELETMKHYVYINHVRYSEKIRVNYFVEPDSLDYHIPKLILQPFIENAFFHGFNIKEQGSILIMIAVQEDQLVCEVVDNGDGMDIEQKQLKVEKIRTPKRKRQFFSGIGIRNVDDRIKLMYGENYGINITSKRGEGTKIKINIPLINK, encoded by the coding sequence ATGATAAGAAAGGCTGCATTAAAGCTGAAAAAGCAGGGCTTGTTCCTCAAGTTGTTTCTCGTCACGCTCATTAGCATCGTTACCGTATCGCTAATAACCCTAGCTATAACGATCAGCATGTCGGAGAAATTATTTTTTCAAACGTTCAGCATTACTAACAGCAAGTTACTGAACCAGATGAAGACCAACCTTGAGTCTTACAACTACACGGTAGCTACTGGAGCAGCGATGATAGCTCAAAATGCCTCTATCCGAAACTATTTATCTGGCGAAGAGACGGATGCAGTATCACTTGCCACCGAAACATACCATATGACAGAAGGCATGAAGGCGATTCGGTCCAACTTTAGCGCTTATGACGTTGGGATTATGATCATAGGCGTGAATGGTCGGAGTTATTCAACAGATGCTTATTATTGGTCCACTTTCGCCGAGGAAATGAAAAATCACACCGTTACGAAAGCAACAAATGACCAATCTGCGCAAATCTTGTACCAGCTCTATCCAGCTGGTGATAACAAAGGCATAGCGAAAGAGCAAGTGCTTGTGGCTTCCAAAGCTTTATTTGATCAACAGACAAGTAGTTTTTACGGCACCTTGTATGTCGCAATTCGTGATCGCAATTTCAGATCTTTTTATGCTAACTTTACGAGTGAAGGCAATGACGTGTTGTTGATAAATAAAAACGGATTGATTGTGTCCAGCAATCGGAGCGAGCGGATTGGGCTGATGGACAAGCCGTTATATACAGAAGTAGCAGCTCAGCAGCTCGGAGAAGAAGATGAAGGATCCGCCTACGTCATGGGTAATGAACGAATTGTGTTTTCTGAATATTTGCCGGAGTTTGATTTTTATCTGGTAAATCTAATTGACAAGAAAGCCGTGACCGGACAGATGGTGAATGCAGAAGCGGTGACGTTGACCATTATGGTCATCGTGGCGATTTCCCTTATTATCGTATTTTTAATTACCCGAAAAATGACGAAGTCCCTGCGTGTACTCGTTAAACAAATGTCACATATTCCAACGAGTGGATTCGATAATCATATCGATATCGCTACTAGCAGTTATGAAGTTAAAGAGCTGGGCAACGCTTTTAATTATATGCTTGATGCACTGCATGATTATGTAGATCGACTGTTGGAAACCCAAAAGCAAGTGCGTAACGCAGAGCTGGCCGCACTACAAATGCAAATCAATCCGCACTTTCTATACAATACGCTGGCATCAATAAAGTTTTTGGTGCTGCAGGGTAATAAGGAAAAAGCAGCAGGTACAATTAATGCACTTATCTCTCTACTGCAAAATACAGTTAGTGATGTAGAGTCCACTATTCCTGTTTGTCAGGAACTGGAGACAATGAAGCATTATGTCTATATCAATCATGTGCGGTACAGTGAGAAGATACGCGTGAATTATTTTGTGGAGCCGGACAGCTTGGATTACCACATACCGAAGCTCATTCTCCAGCCTTTTATCGAAAATGCTTTCTTTCACGGATTCAACATTAAAGAACAAGGAAGTATTTTGATCATGATAGCCGTGCAGGAGGACCAACTAGTATGCGAGGTTGTGGATAACGGAGACGGTATGGATATAGAGCAAAAGCAGCTGAAAGTGGAGAAGATACGTACGCCGAAGAGGAAACGCCAATTTTTCTCCGGCATCGGCATACGTAATGTAGACGACAGAATTAAATTAATGTATGGGGAGAATTATGGGATTAACATAACAAGCAAACGGGGAGAAGGTACTAAAATCAAAATTAACATTCCATTAATTAATAAATAA
- a CDS encoding response regulator, with protein MKPIYKIMIVDDEMLVRQGVKHLLDWEQEGYRIVAEASNGLEALDLVDEVNPHVILTDIVMPVMDGEEFVKRVKEKYPQIEVIVLSSFSEYGYVRSTFQSGVADYILKPKLEAEYLLSILNKTTAKMVGTQMGDQGIDMEEKQLTRIIEKLMSGYEASQDPGLVHSKFPYRRFAFFGTDMHHIKDSDDKVTFASQIDRGLRKLSKDKAAYMQLKFDNDSILFLINVNPEQWVEMVMELRCLVPEMTEIKSGTQFVLSQSFEDFNRLGEIYRNNYLKLTRYSFYLPTRSLIENDHLPGLSDAYQEYDMGELSEQLRRKQFQKAFTSFLEFVHLWSKDYRTEIFEFKSFLGNFIFNVTTTLGKMKYETPGGEDAKYDYFRKIDEARYAKEAIAIAEAFIHEAEHVILKANSLFNPNISNLLEYIHEHYADPITLTGVARQFHFNASYLSSFFATHNEEGFSEYLNKVRLEKAMELLLTTGESISEISANVGYSDQSYFTKVFKKHTGISPSQYRKQFSEEIKES; from the coding sequence ATGAAACCAATATATAAGATTATGATTGTTGATGACGAGATGCTTGTTAGGCAAGGAGTCAAGCACCTTCTAGATTGGGAACAAGAGGGATACCGAATCGTCGCTGAGGCTTCGAATGGTCTTGAAGCTTTGGATTTGGTTGATGAGGTCAACCCTCATGTCATTCTAACAGACATCGTAATGCCAGTTATGGACGGTGAGGAATTTGTTAAGCGGGTGAAGGAGAAGTACCCTCAAATTGAGGTGATCGTCCTAAGCAGCTTCAGTGAATACGGCTACGTTCGCTCCACCTTTCAGAGCGGAGTGGCGGATTATATCCTAAAGCCGAAGTTGGAAGCCGAATACCTGTTATCGATCTTAAATAAAACAACAGCCAAAATGGTTGGGACGCAGATGGGTGATCAAGGAATTGATATGGAGGAAAAACAGCTTACACGAATAATCGAGAAGCTAATGAGCGGTTACGAGGCTTCGCAAGATCCTGGGTTGGTGCATTCGAAGTTTCCATACAGGCGTTTTGCATTTTTCGGTACGGACATGCACCATATTAAAGATTCTGATGATAAGGTGACTTTCGCAAGCCAAATAGATAGAGGGCTGCGTAAGCTCAGCAAGGACAAAGCAGCCTATATGCAGCTGAAGTTTGACAACGATTCTATTCTTTTCTTAATCAATGTGAATCCAGAGCAATGGGTCGAAATGGTCATGGAGCTCAGGTGCCTCGTCCCAGAAATGACAGAGATTAAGAGCGGTACCCAATTCGTACTTAGTCAAAGCTTCGAAGATTTTAACCGCCTTGGTGAGATTTATCGGAACAATTACTTGAAGCTTACAAGATATAGTTTTTACCTGCCGACACGAAGCCTGATTGAAAATGATCATTTACCGGGACTCTCGGATGCGTATCAAGAATATGACATGGGCGAATTATCGGAACAGTTGCGACGCAAGCAATTCCAGAAGGCGTTTACGAGCTTTCTGGAATTTGTGCATCTGTGGTCGAAGGACTATCGCACCGAAATTTTTGAATTCAAATCGTTTTTGGGTAACTTCATATTTAACGTGACGACAACACTTGGGAAAATGAAGTATGAAACCCCTGGGGGAGAAGACGCTAAATACGACTACTTCCGAAAAATTGATGAAGCAAGGTATGCCAAAGAAGCAATTGCTATTGCTGAAGCATTCATACATGAGGCAGAACATGTGATTCTCAAGGCGAACTCATTATTTAATCCAAATATATCTAATCTACTTGAATATATTCATGAGCATTACGCTGATCCGATCACGCTGACCGGAGTGGCGAGGCAGTTTCATTTCAATGCTTCGTATCTTTCAAGCTTTTTTGCTACTCATAATGAGGAAGGTTTCAGTGAATACCTGAACAAAGTCCGGTTGGAAAAAGCGATGGAGCTTCTCTTGACGACAGGAGAATCGATATCCGAAATCAGTGCAAATGTAGGCTATTCGGACCAGAGTTATTTTACAAAGGTGTTTAAAAAGCATACCGGCATATCGCCAAGCCAGTATCGGAAACAATTCTCGGAGGAGATAAAGGAGTCATGA